The following is a genomic window from Litorimonas taeanensis.
GTCATTTGTTGACAATAAAACCTGAAAATTGTGTTTTGGCTATCCTTGATGAGGAGGCAAAGTTGTTTACCGAAAACCTAAGTTATTTCTTGAAAGACATTCGCCAAAAAAACTCAGAAATAGAAGATAATTTAAAATCATACTTTGATAGAAAGTGACTTATTTTAAATGTTAGAGCCTTATGACGTTCTGATATAATGAGGTGATTTTAAATTTAAAAGGCCTGATTGCGATTATGCTAAGATTAGCTAGGCGCTCAACATGAGGCGCCAAAGCGGCATTTTTGCAATAAGACGCGCTTCAACGCCTTCATTAGCGGGTCTGGTTTCATGTAAAAAACCGGACAGCATTAAGGGCTCAATGACGCCGTTATAAAAGTGGTATAGCTTGTGCTGGTTTCCTGTAAGCGTTCAATTTATCGGTCGGGCCGTAAAACTCTGTATGAAGTCTATCAAGTCTGGCAGGCGTGTCTGCTGCGCGATGTAAAACATTTATCCATATATCCCAATTGCCAACGGGACTGCTGCGCATACGGGAAAAGGCCAAATGATCGACTTCAAATAAGTAGGCCGGAATTATCATGTTATATAAAGCGCTTATGTTATTGCATAAGCTCTGGTCTATTCTCGTGAGCTTTAGAGTGCCTTTAAAATGGAGCACTAATTTATGATGACGCAAAAGTTCATGCACTATAATAACAGGTGGAAAATCATCGGCATTCATGCCTGTTGAAACGGCGTAATACTCCTCAATATAATAATACGGTCAATCATATTACCGAGCTAGTGGGTCAACATATTTGCGCTTTAATCGTCCCGTTTGCGTCAGTTCTATGCCGTCCTTCTCTTTGCAATAATTTAGTGTGAGGTGGAGCGCCCGCGTAAGGGCCGAGTGCTTAAATGTGGCCTCGGCCGGGATAATGGTATCCAAATTAAAAAGTTATGACTGTGCCATATGCGACGAATAGATAGAGTTCTCAGACTTTCAAAGTGTTTGTAAAGATCCGCTTGTTTTTTGGCTTATGGCTTTGGTATCTTTGTTTTGTTTTCATGCGTGAAAAACTCATACAGGTTGAATTTGAGAATTTTGGCGAGGTATTCATATTCCACCACATCAACACGTCTTAGGCCGCTTTCCATGCGGGCGACGAAAGATTGATATTCGCCAAGCGCTTTAGCAAGTTCTGATTGGCTCAGTCCGGCGTCTTTGCGCTTTTGCGTTAGAAACGCGATAAGCGCTCTATGGCGTGATGTTCCTAATGTTTTACTCAAGTTACCCTCTGGACACATGTAGAGGGGCATCAGGTAATCTGCTTTTTAGATTATCTTAAATTCAGATAATCTATGGATGGCTGTCTGTATCTTGCGTAAGAGCGTTTGTCTTGATATCGGTAGCTATGGAGAGAACGTGGAA
Proteins encoded in this region:
- a CDS encoding helix-turn-helix domain-containing protein, with protein sequence MCPEGNLSKTLGTSRHRALIAFLTQKRKDAGLSQSELAKALGEYQSFVARMESGLRRVDVVEYEYLAKILKFNLYEFFTHENKTKIPKP